A genomic stretch from Haloferax sp. Atlit-12N includes:
- the gap gene encoding type I glyceraldehyde-3-phosphate dehydrogenase has translation MSEKSYLSAGENVDESDVVRVALNGFGRIGRNIFRAVLDNPKVELVAINDVMDFDDMAYLAKYDSVMGRLDGVERDGDSLSIGGTSVGLYNVQSPAELPWGELDVDVALECTGIFRTKEDASAHLEAGAEKVVISAPPKGDEPVKQIVYGVNHDEYDGEDIVSNASCTTNSVTPVAKVLDEEFGIENGLLTTVHAYTGSQNLIDSPHAKQRRGRAAAENIVPTTTGAAQAATEILPQLDGKLDGMAIRVPVPNGSLTELVVRLEDKPSVEEINDAFRAAADSGPLAGVLGYTDDEVTSRDILGLPFSSTVDLNTTNQVNDGGLYKILTWYDNEFGFSNRMLDVAHFVTHQ, from the coding sequence ATGAGTGAAAAATCCTACCTCAGCGCGGGCGAGAACGTGGATGAATCGGACGTGGTGCGGGTGGCACTCAACGGCTTCGGCCGCATCGGCCGGAACATCTTCCGTGCCGTCCTCGACAACCCGAAGGTCGAACTGGTCGCCATCAACGACGTCATGGACTTCGACGACATGGCGTACCTCGCGAAGTACGACTCCGTCATGGGCCGACTCGACGGCGTCGAGCGCGACGGCGACTCGCTGTCCATCGGCGGCACCTCGGTGGGCCTCTACAACGTCCAGTCCCCCGCGGAGCTTCCGTGGGGCGAACTCGACGTGGACGTGGCGCTCGAATGTACGGGCATCTTCCGCACGAAGGAAGACGCCTCCGCACACCTCGAAGCGGGCGCGGAGAAGGTCGTCATCTCCGCGCCGCCGAAGGGCGACGAGCCGGTCAAGCAGATCGTCTACGGCGTCAACCACGACGAGTACGACGGCGAGGACATCGTCTCGAACGCCTCCTGTACGACCAACTCCGTCACGCCGGTCGCGAAGGTGCTCGACGAGGAGTTCGGCATCGAGAACGGTCTCCTGACGACCGTCCACGCCTACACGGGCAGCCAGAACCTCATCGACAGCCCCCACGCGAAGCAGCGCCGCGGGCGCGCCGCCGCCGAGAACATCGTCCCGACGACGACCGGCGCGGCGCAGGCGGCCACCGAGATTCTGCCCCAGCTCGACGGCAAGCTCGACGGCATGGCGATTCGCGTCCCCGTGCCGAACGGCTCGCTTACCGAGCTCGTCGTCCGCCTCGAGGACAAGCCCTCCGTCGAGGAGATCAACGACGCCTTCCGCGCCGCGGCCGACTCCGGCCCGCTCGCGGGCGTCCTCGGCTACACCGACGACGAGGTCACCTCGCGTGACATCCTCGGCCTGCCGTTCTCCAGCACCGTCGACCTCAACACGACGAACCAGGTCAACGACGGCGGCCTCTACAAGATTCTGACGTGGTACGACAACGAGTTCGGCTTCTCCAACCGGATGCTCGACGTCGCCCACTTCGTCACTCACCAGTAG
- a CDS encoding RimK family alpha-L-glutamate ligase: MLRLAVTTSSETFERMRGPLGDRGIDVGHLRAKEFALDLSTPPAESFDVGFVYPSRPMEGGVVTARHDLPWVNTREDVLTSRNKAGVIAALERAGLPVPRTVCVSNPADESDLLDAVESAGLDYPVVVKPNSTTRGVGIAKAHDPDSLSGHADVLGLVHDFRATGDKSFLIQEWLPDARDYRAMVLDGEVVGAVERRLTDDARDGGRWKHNVHRGAEAVGVDLPKRHHDLAESVADELGIRYLGVDLLESDGRVVVSETNARPTIDDDAKYDDGFFDRLAALVERVAKKS; this comes from the coding sequence ATGCTTCGGTTGGCGGTCACCACCTCCAGCGAGACGTTCGAGCGAATGCGCGGCCCGCTCGGCGACCGCGGCATCGACGTGGGGCACCTCCGCGCCAAGGAGTTCGCGCTCGACCTCTCGACGCCGCCGGCCGAGTCGTTCGATGTCGGCTTCGTCTACCCCTCGCGTCCGATGGAGGGCGGCGTCGTCACCGCCAGACACGACCTCCCGTGGGTGAACACGCGCGAGGACGTGCTCACCTCGCGGAACAAGGCGGGCGTCATCGCGGCGCTCGAACGCGCCGGCCTGCCGGTCCCGCGGACCGTCTGCGTTTCGAACCCGGCCGACGAGTCCGACCTCCTCGACGCCGTCGAATCGGCGGGGCTCGACTATCCGGTCGTCGTCAAGCCGAACTCCACGACGCGGGGCGTCGGCATCGCCAAGGCTCACGACCCGGACTCGCTTTCGGGGCACGCGGACGTACTGGGCCTCGTCCACGACTTCCGGGCGACCGGCGACAAGTCGTTCCTGATTCAGGAGTGGCTGCCGGACGCCCGCGACTACCGGGCGATGGTGCTCGACGGCGAGGTTGTCGGCGCGGTGGAGCGCCGACTGACGGACGACGCGCGCGACGGCGGGCGCTGGAAGCACAACGTCCACCGCGGCGCGGAGGCGGTCGGTGTGGACCTCCCGAAGCGACACCACGACCTCGCCGAGTCGGTCGCCGACGAGTTGGGCATTCGCTATCTCGGGGTGGACCTGCTCGAATCCGACGGGCGGGTCGTCGTCTCGGAGACGAACGCCCGGCCGACCATCGACGACGACGCGAAGTACGACGACGGCTTTTTCGACCGACTGGCGGCGCTCGTCGAGCGGGTCGCAAAGAAGTCCTGA
- a CDS encoding Hsp20/alpha crystallin family protein produces the protein MVRDDRDDPFDNIFDEIERMMNDMTGGDAGFASETHIDVYDEGSTLRLVADLPGVDKDAIDLKCDGETLTISAAGDRREYDERIRLPARVDEHSASATFNNGVLQVTFDRAEDSAAIDVE, from the coding sequence ATGGTCAGAGACGACCGCGACGACCCGTTCGACAACATCTTCGACGAAATCGAACGGATGATGAACGACATGACCGGAGGCGACGCCGGATTCGCCTCCGAGACCCACATCGACGTGTACGATGAGGGTTCTACACTCCGACTCGTCGCGGACCTCCCGGGCGTCGACAAAGACGCCATCGACCTCAAGTGCGACGGTGAGACGCTGACTATCAGCGCCGCCGGTGACCGCCGCGAGTACGACGAACGCATCCGCCTCCCGGCCCGCGTCGACGAGCACTCCGCATCGGCCACCTTCAACAACGGCGTCCTGCAGGTCACGTTCGACCGCGCTGAGGACTCCGCCGCAATCGACGTTGAGTAA